A window of Pirellula sp. SH-Sr6A contains these coding sequences:
- a CDS encoding PSD1 and planctomycete cytochrome C domain-containing protein, which produces MRPTLYRSTLFCLLVGFGLTSFDTVVAFEPPLSNRAIDFNRDIRPILSENCFYCHGQDGNKREGGVRLDHRDEAISSGAILPDNPSQSGLLQRIHSDDPDLLMPPATSNRRLSSEQKEKLRAWIDQGAPYSDHWAFSKPTRPTEPSVHHSNWPKNAIDTFLLHRMEKEGLAPSPEADRATLIKRLYADLIGLPPTPEEVRSFAANDDPMAYEKLADRLMQSEHYGERMSLPWLDASRYADSNGFQQDGDTWQWMWRDWVVSTLNQNLPFDQFATWQLAGDLLPNATLEQKIASGFNRNHLLNGEGGAIAEEQRFVILFDRMDTTSTVFLGLTMACAQCHDHKYDPITQKDYYRLMDAFNRVPETGTPQFFSKRIRVGRPFIEVPNEEVTAHLATVDAQLAELDQKLRPLLDAAFQGWKTGILTDQRPTESKGLPESVLKLLAKEANQRSDDEKKNLDTEFRKHFDAKVKDSLADKLPWLSDANRLRKERSDYVADQMPRPMVMSDDQPRDTHVLLRGEYLKPDEKVTFNTPAFLPPLPEDAPKNRLGFARWLFSEKQPLTARVQVNRMWQHFFGVGLVKTSEDFGVQSEYPLHLDLLDWLAVEFRESGWDMKRLNRLIVTSAAYRQSSRFSPVLLSYDPENRFYARANRFRMPSMILRDWALASSGLLDRKIGGRPVYPYQPDGIWESLAITKERDFTYPISSGSELVRRSLYTFWRRTVGPANMFDASNRQTCKVRVATTSTPLHALTTLNDPTWVEASRALATWCMHQSSDRSSRLRSAFERILCREPSDNELARLEKALTKQESFFATSDADAKSFLGVGAYPADEKLDSQALASLSVVCLALFNLDEALTRE; this is translated from the coding sequence ATGCGGCCCACCTTGTACCGGTCGACTTTGTTTTGTTTGCTCGTTGGGTTCGGGCTAACTTCTTTCGACACCGTCGTCGCCTTCGAACCCCCACTTTCTAATCGTGCTATTGATTTCAATCGGGATATTCGTCCTATCCTCTCGGAGAATTGCTTTTACTGTCACGGTCAAGACGGTAATAAACGGGAAGGTGGCGTTCGACTCGACCACCGGGACGAAGCAATATCCTCAGGTGCGATCCTCCCTGATAATCCATCGCAAAGCGGGTTGCTGCAGAGAATCCATTCCGACGATCCCGATTTGCTCATGCCCCCTGCGACATCGAACCGCCGTCTTTCCAGCGAACAAAAAGAAAAGCTCCGAGCGTGGATTGATCAGGGTGCTCCCTATTCCGACCATTGGGCGTTTTCCAAACCAACACGACCGACCGAACCGTCCGTGCACCACTCGAACTGGCCCAAAAATGCCATCGATACTTTCTTATTGCACCGCATGGAAAAGGAAGGGCTTGCCCCCTCCCCTGAGGCAGACCGCGCGACTCTAATCAAGCGCCTTTACGCCGACTTGATCGGGCTTCCTCCCACCCCCGAGGAGGTGCGATCCTTTGCTGCCAATGATGATCCGATGGCCTACGAAAAACTGGCCGATCGGCTCATGCAAAGCGAGCATTATGGCGAACGAATGTCTCTCCCTTGGCTCGACGCCTCGCGCTACGCTGACAGCAATGGATTTCAGCAAGATGGGGACACGTGGCAGTGGATGTGGCGAGATTGGGTTGTTTCCACACTCAATCAAAACCTCCCATTCGATCAATTCGCAACTTGGCAGCTCGCGGGCGATCTGCTCCCCAACGCGACTCTCGAACAAAAAATTGCAAGCGGATTTAACAGAAACCATCTCCTCAATGGTGAGGGGGGAGCCATCGCGGAAGAGCAACGCTTCGTCATTCTCTTTGATCGCATGGACACGACCTCGACCGTCTTTCTCGGTCTCACCATGGCTTGCGCTCAGTGTCACGATCACAAGTACGATCCAATCACGCAAAAAGACTATTACCGTTTGATGGATGCGTTCAATCGAGTCCCCGAAACCGGCACTCCGCAATTTTTCTCCAAGCGGATACGAGTCGGCCGCCCGTTTATCGAAGTTCCAAACGAAGAGGTCACCGCGCATCTGGCAACCGTCGACGCTCAACTTGCCGAACTGGATCAGAAATTGCGTCCGCTCCTCGATGCAGCCTTCCAAGGTTGGAAGACCGGCATATTGACCGATCAGCGCCCAACCGAGTCCAAGGGACTGCCAGAATCGGTCTTGAAACTGCTTGCAAAGGAAGCAAACCAGCGATCGGACGACGAGAAAAAGAACCTCGACACCGAGTTCCGCAAACACTTCGACGCGAAAGTCAAAGACTCGTTAGCCGACAAACTACCATGGCTCTCGGATGCCAACAGGCTTCGCAAAGAACGATCCGATTACGTCGCCGATCAAATGCCTCGCCCCATGGTCATGAGCGATGACCAACCTCGCGACACGCATGTCCTGCTCCGAGGCGAGTATCTCAAGCCTGATGAAAAGGTAACGTTCAACACTCCGGCCTTTCTACCTCCATTACCAGAAGATGCACCTAAGAATCGACTGGGATTTGCTCGCTGGCTGTTTAGCGAAAAACAACCGTTGACTGCCCGCGTGCAGGTCAATCGAATGTGGCAGCATTTCTTTGGGGTCGGATTGGTCAAGACGTCGGAAGACTTTGGTGTGCAAAGCGAGTACCCGCTCCATCTCGATCTGCTGGACTGGCTCGCAGTCGAGTTTCGTGAAAGTGGCTGGGACATGAAGCGACTGAATCGATTGATTGTCACGAGTGCCGCCTATCGTCAATCAAGCCGATTCTCGCCCGTCTTGTTGAGTTACGATCCTGAGAATCGATTTTATGCGAGAGCGAATCGGTTCCGAATGCCCTCCATGATCCTTCGCGATTGGGCCTTGGCCTCCAGCGGGTTGCTGGATCGCAAGATCGGTGGACGTCCTGTTTACCCCTACCAACCGGATGGAATTTGGGAGTCGCTCGCGATTACCAAAGAACGGGACTTCACCTACCCCATCTCGAGCGGGTCCGAGTTGGTTCGTCGCAGTCTCTACACATTCTGGCGGCGTACGGTGGGGCCTGCCAACATGTTCGATGCCTCCAATCGCCAAACATGCAAAGTGCGAGTTGCGACGACGAGCACGCCACTCCACGCGCTCACCACTCTCAACGATCCAACTTGGGTAGAAGCCTCGCGTGCGCTCGCTACTTGGTGCATGCATCAATCTTCCGATCGATCCTCGCGGTTGCGTTCTGCATTTGAAAGGATCCTTTGTCGCGAACCTTCGGACAATGAGCTCGCGAGACTCGAGAAGGCGCTCACCAAACAAGAGTCCTTCTTTGCGACTTCGGACGCGGACGCGAAGTCTTTCCTCGGCGTAGGGGCATACCCCGCCGATGAAAAACTCGACTCGCAAGCCTTGGCCTCCTTGTCCGTCGTCTGCCTAGCCTTGTTCAATCTCGATGAAGCGTTGACGAGAGAATAA
- a CDS encoding DUF1501 domain-containing protein yields the protein MNPYGLPIDPSLVAENIARVTRRQLFGRSACGVGAAALASLFESQAQADDRATATGNGNKNENRGLPDLPHFPAKAKRVVVLWQGGGSSHVDLFDDKPVMHEMAMKEIPDSIRGTTRLSTMTSGNGKWPCVPAIKPFQSYGQSGMRLSSMLPNIGRIADELTLVRSLHTEAVNHAPGVTYFLTGAQVPGRPSMGAWLNYGLGSETDELPTFVVMTSSDKAKTCGQLFFDYYWGSGFLPSRFQGVRFRNTGDPVPYLATPNGISRDARRAMLDDIAAMNAEHLSDYGDPEIETRIAQYEMAFRMQTSVPDLMDFSKETEATIQRYGPDALNKGTFANNCLVARRLLERGVRFVQLMHAGWDQHNNLYSQLEQQCLDTDAPAAALVQDLKERGLLDDTLVIWASEFGRTPFGQGNPDKPTGRDHFGKAFSWWMAGGGVKKGFTYGSTDDYAWNITENPVHVHDMQATILHLCGIDHTRLTYRFQGRQFRLTDIHGEVVHPIIG from the coding sequence ATGAACCCATACGGTCTTCCCATCGACCCATCTCTCGTCGCGGAGAACATCGCTCGAGTAACGCGCCGGCAATTGTTCGGACGCAGTGCCTGCGGTGTTGGAGCCGCGGCATTGGCGAGCCTGTTCGAGTCACAGGCCCAAGCGGACGATCGAGCGACTGCGACGGGGAACGGAAACAAGAACGAGAATCGCGGGCTTCCCGATCTGCCTCACTTTCCCGCGAAGGCTAAACGTGTCGTCGTCCTATGGCAGGGAGGTGGCTCGTCGCACGTGGATTTGTTCGACGACAAGCCGGTCATGCACGAAATGGCGATGAAGGAAATTCCGGATAGCATTCGAGGGACGACGCGGCTTTCGACTATGACCAGCGGTAACGGAAAGTGGCCGTGCGTCCCCGCCATCAAACCTTTCCAGTCTTACGGTCAATCGGGAATGCGATTGAGTTCGATGCTCCCTAACATTGGGCGTATCGCCGATGAACTGACTCTGGTTCGTTCGCTTCACACCGAAGCGGTGAACCATGCCCCGGGTGTGACTTACTTCCTAACGGGTGCGCAAGTCCCCGGCCGCCCCAGCATGGGAGCTTGGTTGAACTATGGACTGGGCTCGGAAACCGACGAGCTTCCTACATTCGTCGTAATGACCTCGAGCGACAAAGCGAAGACATGCGGCCAGCTATTCTTTGATTACTACTGGGGAAGCGGCTTCCTTCCGAGCCGATTTCAAGGTGTACGGTTTCGCAATACGGGAGATCCCGTTCCCTATTTAGCGACTCCAAATGGCATCAGTCGCGATGCGCGGCGGGCGATGCTCGATGACATTGCGGCCATGAATGCGGAGCATCTGTCCGACTATGGCGATCCTGAAATTGAAACTCGCATTGCCCAATACGAAATGGCTTTCCGGATGCAAACCAGCGTCCCGGATCTAATGGACTTTTCCAAAGAAACCGAAGCCACCATCCAACGCTATGGCCCGGATGCGTTGAACAAGGGAACGTTTGCCAACAATTGTCTTGTCGCGCGACGATTGCTTGAACGAGGGGTTCGATTTGTTCAACTCATGCATGCGGGATGGGACCAGCACAACAACTTGTACAGCCAGCTTGAGCAGCAATGTCTGGACACCGACGCACCCGCAGCAGCATTGGTACAAGATTTGAAGGAGCGAGGGTTGCTCGACGATACGCTTGTTATCTGGGCTTCGGAATTCGGACGGACTCCGTTTGGGCAAGGCAATCCGGACAAACCCACTGGCCGGGATCACTTTGGAAAAGCCTTCAGTTGGTGGATGGCCGGTGGAGGAGTCAAGAAGGGTTTTACGTACGGATCAACCGACGATTACGCTTGGAATATCACCGAGAACCCGGTGCACGTCCATGATATGCAAGCGACGATTCTTCACCTCTGCGGAATCGATCACACCCGCCTCACCTATCGCTTCCAAGGTAGGCAATTCCGATTGACCGATATTCATGGCGAAGTCGTACACCCCATCATCGGTTAA
- a CDS encoding cupin domain-containing protein, with product MPIPSKSKPVKISSEEWMDLSSPLRGLLEGKRLQTNITLIRYVTDQVGEGPTLHVHPYDEIFTITEGRARFTVGDQVIDAQAGDIVFGPANVPHGYQNLGPRRLDSLDIHLSPEWIQYNLASAWDSSSILISAQSKLEKPNS from the coding sequence ATGCCAATTCCGTCGAAGTCCAAACCTGTAAAAATCAGCTCTGAAGAATGGATGGATCTTTCAAGTCCCTTGCGTGGACTCCTGGAAGGAAAGAGGCTCCAAACGAACATCACGTTGATCCGGTATGTGACCGACCAGGTGGGGGAAGGGCCTACCCTTCATGTTCACCCCTACGATGAGATCTTTACGATTACTGAGGGGCGAGCTAGGTTCACAGTCGGTGATCAAGTGATTGACGCCCAAGCAGGGGATATCGTATTCGGGCCAGCCAATGTCCCCCACGGATACCAAAATTTAGGACCGCGCCGTCTGGATAGTTTGGACATTCACTTGAGCCCCGAATGGATCCAATACAATCTCGCTTCCGCTTGGGACTCATCAAGTATTCTGATTTCAGCCCAGTCGAAATTGGAAAAACCGAATTCTTAA
- a CDS encoding serine/threonine protein kinase: MRAEELSLRATVPPAQVPGYKLDRLLGQGAFGQVWVGTNLNTGRTVAVKFYLHRAGVNWSLLTREVKNLVSMAGNRLIVQVLEVGWDAEPPYYVMEYLENGSLDDLIRKRGALPISQAISLFTDIARGLNHSHGKGVLHCDLKPANVLLDPELQPRLADFGQSRLSNEQTPSLGTLFYMAPEQADLNAVPDARWDVYALGAILYCMLVGSPPYRTPDTVTTLDTAGSLPERLKRYRDTIHKSPFPRLHHRVQGMDRMLVGIIDRCLAKKPEDRFENVQQVLESIERRQIARLNLPMMMLGIVGPVLLLLVMGLFFWRGVAVAERESANELKEMVLQNNLFAARLGARTLEKEIETLFRLIEEEAKQPQLEKLFSETIHAAGSDLLESLIEDGVTDTERLPLLELQKRQELEKYLLSRFNRIQANSGSKRKTAEFDSLFLTDRWGTMIAAAFSGETSATRIGYNFAYRSYFNGQSQDSDESISARKFQGTQSSHISVPFRSTSTNRWKIAVSTPISIAIPTETEKEEPSKTITGVLVLTINLGDFDLLPDESSDGMSGSRRKSDRLAVMVDGHAGTGFQKETREGTILQHPAFSQFAEEYANAPNIKYQIDDGMLSRLKGDGTYQYIDPVSIDDAGQEYAGQWIAAMAKVEISRKTVDSIERKEPANLWVLVQARADTVTSPVASMGEKMMREGFIALLTLLAMVCSLWMFVVWVMRLPDSFRAVIQSRNGGGTELTGAANEVTLDADR, from the coding sequence ATGCGTGCCGAGGAATTGAGTCTCCGAGCGACGGTTCCTCCCGCGCAAGTCCCTGGGTACAAATTGGATCGACTGCTCGGGCAAGGTGCCTTTGGACAGGTTTGGGTCGGTACCAACCTCAACACGGGGCGAACCGTTGCGGTCAAGTTTTATCTTCACCGAGCTGGGGTCAACTGGTCGCTCCTGACGCGCGAGGTGAAGAATCTCGTGAGCATGGCGGGCAATCGCCTGATCGTGCAAGTCCTCGAGGTAGGCTGGGATGCCGAGCCCCCTTACTACGTGATGGAGTATTTGGAAAACGGCTCGCTCGACGATCTTATTCGCAAGCGGGGTGCATTACCCATCTCACAAGCGATCTCACTATTCACCGATATCGCTCGCGGCCTCAACCATTCGCACGGCAAAGGGGTTCTGCACTGCGATTTGAAACCTGCGAACGTTCTGTTAGACCCGGAACTCCAACCGCGTCTCGCAGATTTCGGTCAAAGCCGCCTTTCCAACGAGCAGACCCCATCTCTCGGGACATTGTTCTACATGGCTCCCGAGCAAGCCGACTTGAACGCCGTCCCCGACGCGCGATGGGATGTGTATGCGCTCGGTGCGATTCTGTACTGCATGCTCGTCGGTTCCCCCCCTTATCGTACGCCTGACACGGTCACCACCCTCGATACGGCAGGGAGCTTGCCCGAACGTCTCAAACGCTATCGCGATACAATCCACAAATCTCCCTTCCCTCGCCTTCATCATCGTGTGCAAGGGATGGATCGCATGCTCGTCGGCATTATCGATCGATGCTTGGCCAAAAAGCCAGAAGACCGATTCGAGAACGTTCAGCAAGTTCTCGAATCGATAGAGCGTCGGCAAATAGCCCGCCTCAATCTCCCCATGATGATGCTGGGCATTGTCGGCCCCGTTCTGCTCCTCCTGGTGATGGGCTTGTTCTTCTGGCGCGGTGTTGCGGTCGCTGAACGCGAGTCGGCAAACGAGCTCAAGGAAATGGTTCTTCAAAACAATCTCTTCGCGGCTCGGCTTGGGGCTCGAACCCTTGAAAAAGAAATCGAGACGCTGTTCAGACTCATCGAGGAAGAAGCGAAGCAGCCACAATTGGAGAAGCTGTTCTCCGAAACGATCCACGCTGCGGGGTCCGATCTGCTGGAGTCGTTGATTGAAGATGGAGTGACCGACACAGAACGGTTGCCCCTCCTGGAATTACAAAAGCGACAAGAGCTTGAGAAGTACCTCTTGTCCCGGTTCAATCGCATTCAAGCCAACTCGGGAAGCAAACGGAAGACTGCGGAGTTCGATAGTCTGTTTCTTACCGATCGATGGGGCACAATGATCGCGGCTGCCTTTTCGGGAGAAACGAGCGCCACGCGCATCGGATACAACTTCGCCTACCGCAGCTACTTCAATGGGCAATCGCAGGACTCCGACGAAAGCATTTCGGCTCGCAAATTCCAAGGGACCCAATCGTCTCACATCAGTGTTCCCTTCCGATCCACGTCGACCAATCGTTGGAAGATTGCTGTCTCGACGCCCATCTCGATAGCGATACCAACGGAGACGGAAAAGGAGGAGCCGAGCAAAACCATCACGGGGGTTCTCGTTTTGACGATCAACCTAGGGGATTTTGACTTGCTCCCTGACGAGTCATCAGACGGCATGAGTGGCTCTCGCCGCAAATCCGATCGATTAGCCGTGATGGTCGATGGGCATGCGGGAACAGGCTTTCAAAAAGAAACGCGAGAGGGGACGATCCTTCAGCATCCCGCCTTCTCGCAATTCGCGGAAGAATATGCGAACGCACCGAATATCAAATACCAGATCGATGACGGGATGTTGTCTCGGTTAAAAGGAGACGGAACATACCAGTACATCGATCCTGTTTCGATCGACGATGCGGGGCAGGAGTACGCGGGTCAATGGATCGCCGCGATGGCGAAGGTAGAGATTTCTCGTAAAACGGTCGACTCGATCGAACGCAAAGAGCCAGCGAATCTTTGGGTGTTGGTGCAAGCTCGGGCCGATACGGTCACGTCCCCGGTTGCAAGCATGGGGGAGAAGATGATGCGAGAGGGCTTCATCGCCTTGCTTACCTTGCTGGCGATGGTCTGCTCACTTTGGATGTTTGTCGTCTGGGTCATGCGACTGCCCGACAGCTTCCGCGCCGTTATCCAATCTCGCAATGGGGGCGGTACGGAACTGACAGGGGCTGCGAACGAAGTGACGCTCGACGCCGACCGCTAG
- a CDS encoding class I SAM-dependent rRNA methyltransferase: MTISVPGFRQIYLQQTKKRSFDGHHPWILEHSILPAGSEPRVGETVDLVREDGRFIGRGLYNPNSRIRIRLYTWDIAESIDETFFRKRIDRAIEHRARFPSASESSMRLVFSEADQLSGLVVDKFGDHLVMQVTSAALLPFIESISHRLYELYRPASIQMQIDARSAKSEGMEPCQRFLMGSAPEKPIEILENGLKWLVDLQGGQKTGYYLDQRENRMAAIRWIREGSKVLDVCTYVGGFALTMAKYASTAEIIALDSSERALAMAAQHAAINQLDDKVQWVQGDFFDYLSKGLDAGLRFDVIVLDPPRLASSRDNLERAMAAYHRLNYLAVRMLNPGGTLVTCSCSGRVSRTQFLEMLQGVSQRAKREIQVLENRGAAPDHPVSLSCPETDYLKCIIARVLG; encoded by the coding sequence ATGACAATATCGGTACCCGGGTTTCGCCAGATTTATTTGCAGCAGACGAAAAAACGTTCGTTTGATGGTCATCATCCGTGGATCTTAGAGCATTCGATTCTTCCCGCCGGTTCGGAACCCCGTGTCGGAGAAACGGTCGATCTGGTGCGAGAAGATGGTCGGTTCATCGGACGCGGTTTATACAACCCAAACAGTCGGATTCGCATCCGGCTCTACACCTGGGACATCGCGGAGTCGATCGACGAGACTTTTTTTCGAAAGCGCATCGATCGAGCCATCGAGCATCGGGCTCGATTTCCGTCCGCCTCGGAATCCTCCATGCGATTGGTGTTCAGCGAAGCCGATCAATTGAGCGGGCTGGTGGTCGACAAATTTGGAGACCATTTGGTCATGCAGGTCACCAGCGCCGCCCTGCTGCCGTTCATCGAGTCCATCTCGCATCGGCTCTACGAACTATATCGACCAGCCAGCATTCAGATGCAGATCGATGCTCGCAGCGCCAAAAGCGAAGGTATGGAGCCGTGCCAACGATTCTTGATGGGATCGGCTCCAGAAAAGCCGATCGAGATCTTAGAAAATGGATTGAAGTGGCTTGTCGATTTGCAAGGCGGACAAAAGACCGGGTACTACTTGGATCAGCGTGAGAACCGCATGGCGGCCATCCGCTGGATCCGTGAAGGTTCCAAAGTTCTCGATGTCTGCACTTATGTCGGAGGTTTCGCACTGACCATGGCAAAGTACGCCTCGACCGCCGAGATAATCGCCCTCGATTCGAGCGAACGGGCGCTCGCCATGGCAGCTCAACATGCTGCAATCAACCAGCTTGACGACAAGGTGCAGTGGGTACAGGGAGACTTCTTCGATTACCTCTCGAAAGGGCTCGATGCAGGACTCCGATTCGATGTCATCGTGTTGGATCCACCTCGATTGGCCAGTTCTCGCGACAATCTCGAAAGAGCGATGGCCGCTTACCATCGACTGAATTACTTGGCCGTTCGCATGCTCAACCCAGGCGGCACCCTGGTGACATGCAGTTGCTCGGGTCGAGTTTCGCGAACCCAGTTCTTGGAGATGCTCCAAGGAGTTAGTCAGCGAGCGAAGCGCGAAATCCAAGTATTGGAAAATCGAGGAGCCGCGCCAGACCATCCGGTTTCATTGAGCTGCCCGGAAACCGACTATCTCAAGTGCATTATCGCGCGCGTCCTCGGTTGA
- the xylB gene encoding xylulokinase encodes MGYYIGIDIGTSGTKSLLIDEQGSILAESSAEYPVHMPKPLWTEQDPEDWWQAVKKTVKGVVKAGKVKKGDVKAIGLSGQMHGSVFLNKKGKVIRKALLWNDQRTVAECQEITQRAGGREALIEMVANPALTGFTAPKLLWLRNHEPKNYDNLAHLLLPKDEIRRRLTGELATDASDASGMLLLDVKKRNWSTELLNKLDIDPSILARVFESEQVTGTLLPEVATELGLSPECKVVGGAGDCAAGAVGNGIVKQGVLTASLGTSGVMFCHSDEPQYDKQGRLHTFCHAVHGKWHMMGVTLSAAGSLQWFVNQLCCELAKNKKIDPYAIINEEAAAVAAGAEGLYFLPYLAGERTPHADPHARGCFIGLTNKHGRGHMARSVMEGVAYSLRESLDILGQLQVPVKEIRVSGGGAKSPLWKQILADCFGQKACTINAEQGPAFGVALLAAVGDGAYRNIEEACKATIHVVDRVPPRKASQKTYDAGFPIYQSLYQALRERFEALGKLS; translated from the coding sequence ATGGGATACTACATCGGAATCGATATCGGAACATCGGGAACCAAGAGCCTTCTGATCGATGAACAAGGGTCGATTCTGGCAGAATCCTCCGCGGAATATCCAGTCCATATGCCAAAGCCACTTTGGACCGAACAGGATCCGGAGGATTGGTGGCAAGCGGTCAAGAAGACCGTGAAAGGAGTTGTCAAAGCGGGCAAAGTCAAAAAGGGGGATGTGAAAGCAATCGGACTTTCCGGACAGATGCATGGATCTGTCTTCTTGAATAAAAAAGGAAAGGTGATTCGCAAGGCTTTGCTTTGGAACGACCAACGAACCGTCGCCGAATGCCAAGAAATCACCCAGCGGGCGGGTGGACGCGAAGCATTGATCGAGATGGTTGCCAATCCCGCGCTGACCGGATTTACCGCCCCCAAACTTCTTTGGTTGCGCAATCACGAACCCAAGAATTACGACAATCTCGCACACTTGCTTCTTCCCAAAGATGAGATTCGTCGGCGATTGACAGGAGAGCTTGCAACGGATGCGAGCGATGCGAGCGGCATGCTATTGCTGGATGTGAAGAAGCGAAACTGGTCGACCGAACTTTTGAACAAACTCGATATCGATCCGAGTATCCTCGCGAGAGTTTTCGAATCGGAACAAGTCACCGGGACGCTGCTCCCTGAAGTTGCTACCGAACTAGGCCTTTCACCGGAGTGCAAGGTGGTCGGCGGGGCGGGGGATTGCGCGGCTGGAGCGGTTGGAAATGGGATTGTCAAACAAGGCGTCTTGACAGCGTCCCTGGGAACATCAGGAGTCATGTTCTGCCATAGCGATGAACCTCAATACGATAAACAGGGACGGCTTCATACGTTTTGCCACGCCGTTCACGGAAAGTGGCACATGATGGGGGTTACCCTGTCCGCGGCGGGATCGCTGCAGTGGTTCGTCAACCAACTCTGCTGCGAATTGGCTAAGAACAAGAAGATCGATCCGTATGCGATCATCAATGAAGAAGCGGCCGCGGTAGCAGCTGGTGCGGAGGGGCTTTACTTCTTGCCGTACCTTGCCGGGGAAAGAACCCCTCATGCAGACCCGCACGCGCGAGGTTGTTTCATCGGATTGACGAACAAACACGGACGTGGGCATATGGCTCGTTCGGTGATGGAGGGGGTAGCCTATTCCCTGCGAGAAAGTCTCGACATCTTGGGGCAACTCCAAGTACCAGTCAAAGAGATTCGAGTCAGTGGTGGCGGTGCCAAGAGCCCACTATGGAAACAGATTCTCGCGGATTGCTTTGGCCAGAAGGCTTGTACGATCAATGCCGAGCAAGGCCCTGCATTCGGAGTGGCGCTGCTAGCTGCAGTCGGCGATGGCGCGTACAGGAATATCGAGGAGGCCTGCAAAGCGACGATCCATGTCGTGGATCGGGTGCCACCACGCAAGGCATCGCAAAAGACGTATGACGCAGGGTTCCCAATCTACCAATCGCTTTACCAAGCACTCCGCGAGCGTTTTGAAGCACTTGGAAAACTATCATGA